Below is a genomic region from Sorghum bicolor cultivar BTx623 chromosome 9, Sorghum_bicolor_NCBIv3, whole genome shotgun sequence.
CACAcagtaaaaaaaaattaaaggtGTTCAAAATAAAATGTTTGACAATTTTTCATAACAACCTGTATagttttcttaagagtttggagCAAGGAAGCACGGGAGCGCAGGAGTGCTATGTGTTTCCCTGTGATGAGTTATTATAGAAATATTTAAAAGCGGATGTCATGTAGTAGTACACCCTCGAAAAGGAACCCATGAGGTTTTTACATTCAGGATTTTTTATGTTTTGACTAACAGTTAGTTCAATGATATACTGGTTTGAAATGGTACTATTAGAATTGTGTTTCGAACTATGTTTCAAATGACCATAACAGTTCTGGATAGAAGGCTGCAGATGCCAAGTCGAACCTGCTTAATAAAATAAACAGTAGGGGTACAAAACTATCAGTTTACCATTGAATCTTTGTATCTATAATGTCGTTTCTGGTTAAGCATGTTAGATATCAATCTTCTGTTTGCATGGTGATCATTGGCCACCAACTTCATGACCTTGTTAGATGTGATTATGTGTAGGGTATGTACTCATTTTGATGTGATTCGGGCCTCGTTTAGttacacccaaaaaccaaaaacttttcaaaattccccgtcacattgaatcttgtggcacatgcatgcattaaatatagataaaaaataactaattgcatagtttgcttgtaatttgcgagacgaatcttttgagcctagttagtccataattggataataattgccaaatacaaacaaaagtgctacaatagccaatgccaaaaagtttttggatctaaacaaggcctcaatatgGGGTTGGTGATTAGTGCACAAATAAATTttgatatggaatctcattGTAAGCTTGCATTGCAGGAAGACTCATGTGCTGAATATGGCGCATCTGGCGTATAATGCATCTTCTCGCCATCAACTATGATGCTCAGGGCGGTCTAGGATTGGAATGAAGGCCtggaaatatttctattttcgcAACTATGTTTCAGTTAACAGGTTGAACGACTAAGAGTGGAACTACCGTTTGATGCTCACTGGTGATACGGGATACAGGGGTCAATAAAGGATTTAAAATATTCCCTTTCTTTTAAATAGTGCAATTTGGTTAATGGATTGGACAGCTGACATTCGATTGCCCGCTGCCTAGTTTGTTGGACATGGGCTTTAATAGCCCCATCATGAGTATGATGGTGACTTGGACTTTAGTCAAATCTCGCTTGTCATTCTTATCGGGTTAGGTAAAATGTTCACATAATCCGGTGAGTCTTTTGGTGCATCGTATGCAATTCTGTGTAATGGTGCAGGCATGTTCATTGTGTATCATTCTTCCAAGCCTATATCTgctaggaaatatggaagacatGCGAGGCCGTAAACATGCTAGCGGGCTGAAATTCACACCTTGTAACCACACTAATCAATACTAACATTCAACGAAAAATCAACAAATCAACCTGCTCCAATCCAATCTGTCGTCTACAGAAACCAACTCATCCTGACCTTAATGTCAGCCCATACGGTACCAAACTTAATTGTGATCCATGGCTTATGTTCAGCGCCAACTTGTGTGAACGATCCTTCAGCTATCCACATGTCAGCAGAAACGATCCGTCAGCTGTAAACTTGGGGTACTAAAAGTGAGCTACAACTTGTGACTGCAGATGCCACTGTACATCATGCTCATGTTCAGCGCCAAACGCAGAAGAAACAAAACAAAGATAGCTCCCAGGAATCAGTCCCCCAGCTAAGCAACTCCCACAGGTCACACATGAGCTCCTACTATTCACACATGCGAATCTCAGCCTAAACCGTACCCTAAACTCAGAACCAGTAATTTTCCTCAAGAACTTTTTCCATATTTTCCTACAAGAAGAATCGGGCTGAAGTACCGCAAAATGTGCCGAGCAAAATTAACAGAACCTTAGATGGGGAGTGGATGCTACGATGGTGCCGATGTGGCTCCCTTCAGCTTCACCTCTAGATCCGCCGTAGCTCTTCAACAGGACGATGCCGCTGTAGCTCTTCTTGGGCTGCAGAAGCTTCTCATGGCACCTAGTTCAACGGCAGCCTGCAGGtgaggacgacgaggtggaTGATGCAGTGTACTGAAGGGGCTGGCGTTGACTACGCCTGGAGCTGCAGGACAACCTCGCCGGAAGTCATGGAGGGCGGCGGCGTGGGGGTGGAGGCAGAGTCTAGAGCAGTAAGCCAGTAACCATCCCGCCTGAGGGCTCGGTCCGATTGTGTTCATTACATGAACAAtgtatatggccttgtttagttccaaaaaaatttgatttctctgcagcacatgcatagagtattaaatattgaCGAATAAAAACTAAGACGAAAGTATTATAGtactcaaaattcaaaatttttgctaactgaacaaggcctatgtcAGAAAGTAACATGGGCTAAACGTCGATTTCGCATGCCCTCGTTACAGTGGATTCAACTTTGATTTCACGTGCCCTCTTTATATAAACTATGTACAATTTGTTATCGCAGAGAAACAAAAGTATTCTGTCTTGATCTACCACGACCTCTGCCAGACCATATTCGATCCACAGACAATTAGTCAGAAATTTCTGATCCAAGTGATATAACCCCAGAAATCAGTACGAGCGTAACCCAGCCACCAGTGTTTGCCTTGCGTCAGAAGTGCATGCAATGTATAAAAACATCGGTCCAGATCATCAGGTATTCACGGCAAGAGAGTATTAACCGGTGGTGACTGACAACTACCAAAATTGAACAGCCTCATAAAGCTATCATGCAAGATCCACACAACTTCGTATTTCAAACATCAAACATGTATCAGTAATGCCATGCACTCCTTTCGCCTTCAAATGCAATCCAGCTCCATAATTGGAAGATCCTGATGCCAGACAAATAAAGAAATATGAGAACTCTTTATTGACCAAAACAGCCCAACGTTCAAACAACAATATATTGAGCACCTGCCCAGACTCTGAAAATCACAAGGAAAGTACAAAAGCTGGATCTCAGAAGCACAAGAAAAACTGGAAAGTACAACAATATATTTACCAGAAAATGGGGACTGGGGACTGGTGACCTAGCGCAGCTGGCAGCACTTTGCTCTGCCAGGAATACCAAACAAAAATGTCAGCTTTATAAGCACAAAAAGAACTACAAAATAAAACCTCGAAAAGTTTAGGACATACTCCCTCTTGATATCTGCATTATATGTAATCAGTTTGAAGACCACGTCTGCAGCAAAGTCACCCAAATACTTCCAGGCTGTAAGGTCAAGTACACAGTTGTTTTTCAGCATCTCCATGCCTGTTTCCTAATATAAGAAAAAAGTATTTTTATCATGTTCTTTTCTCAAACAGAAGTGTGAAAAACAAGGTCTGCGAATGATACCCTAGAATGATCTGGCGCGTGTGTAAAATAATGACGGAGCAACTTGAATGCAGCATATCCATCCTCCTTAACATACATACTCATATTCTTCTCCTCACCACCTTTAATTATCTTCTGAAAAATTGGAATTTGCCACAATTTTGCCAACCACTTTCGGTCAAAGCTGCACTTGCCCAATATCTCAATGAATTTTTGCTTTTCCTCCTTGATTAGACCATCCATCTTGAGTTTAATTAGGTATGTCAAAGCAATTCTGCTTTCAGAAGGTAGCAAGGAGAAATGGGTCTCATAACCCAATTTCATGGACTCGGTCAATGGACCCCTTGGTGTATTCTCCAATACTTGAAGCAAGTGGCTAAGATAGGCTGGTTTCTCTCCATCCAGAACTAAAATCTTACCCAACCAAAAGGAGAGCCGGCGAGAATCATTCCTTCTAGCGCTGGAGGTGGCTTGGGATCGAGGAACGTCAATAATATAAACTCTGTTCTTATCAAATCCAAAGCTATCCAAAGTAAATCTTCCATCCCAACTTCGGTTAGCAATATGTTGTGCATTCACTAACTCAATCCAATTAGTCACGGTTCGACAACAATCATCTTTCATCTTCACGGCAAACATACTGCTCAAAATCGCTACTTTCTCAAGAAGTTGATTTTCATTTCTATTGATCTTAACCATAGCTTTATCGAAGTGGTCCTTCAATGTTACACTGCAATTTAAAATATTAAAATATATCTCGATTTTAATGCAGAGATTAGTGCATGCTAAAATATATTCCAATTGTTATGCTATAGGATGTTATACTACTTCGACatcaaaaaaataactaattatatacatGACTATTACAAGAATATGAGGGAGAAATGTGTTTTAACTTTTAAGGGTAAGCGGATGAGAGTTATAATGACAAACTATTGAAAACATTCAAAGAATAATATACTGAAGTTTTTACCTAATAAATGACATCAACATAGAGCCTAGACAAGATGGAATACTACTGTTCTATTTAAAGGATGTTCTTAGGGGTTGATGAAAGAGATGTTGATGTCTATATTAGAATATTTACATGTGGTTCAACTGAATCTAAGACACTTGAACTGCATCATGTTAACTTTTCTGAAAATGAAATGAACTACAAACAATCAAACAGTACAATGCACAAGCTAACTGACTTTTGAACACAATATTGAAGCATTTTACAAAGACATTGGCCAAGATATTAACATTGGTAGAACAAAGTGACTAGCAAAGTTAAACCACATTTAAACCTGGGAGATTCAACGTGCTAGGAGTGTTAAAGGTGCATAATATCTTACATGAACTCAGGCTGAAGAAATCAGTAAAATGAACTCAGTTTTGCTGACTGGTGGTGCAAGACGATGAGCAGAGTTAACAAGGAGCACAGGAAAGGAGTGAACTCATTAATTATTCTTGGGGCCTGGATTATTTGGAAACATAGGAATGCATGTGTTTTTGAGGGGGCTTCTCCGTTGGTTAGCATGATTTGGAGTGAGCTAAAGAACGAGCACAGCCTCTGGTGCATGGCTGGGGCAAAGAAGCTTCAAGGGCTAGGGCTGGTGCTTGCAGACTAGGTCCTTTAGCTAAGGTCGAATCGTATTTGTTCGCTGTGTGTTTAAACCATGACTCTGTGTACTAGCCTCACTCATACCTGGTCCCCGTACGAGTGAGGATTCTGTTGGGGAGCCAACCTATTTTTCATCTCTATAATACGATGaaacgcagctctcctgcgtttttttaaaagaaatagaaaagaaAGCTTACAGTAATAATCAAATGGGAGCTTTTCAAGAGGGCACTACAGAAATAACGATTCCATCATAGGTACATAAAGTTTGAATTTCAATGTGGAATGCAATCAACGAAGTGTAAACATTGTTATGCAGGCTTCAGGAATAAACTTTATATAGCACAATTTGTATGGAGCTGTCATGAGGGAAATTCAACACACAGGATTTGCATTATCAGATTTTTGAGATTTGGTGTCAAATCACACATACATTGTGAAGGGATTACATTTTCTAAAGCCACTGTGTTAGACCATTTTCTCCTTTTGTTCCAGAGGAACACATGTGTGCATAATGGGGTTGGGAGTGTGTACTGTGTTGGGTGACTGGTGTTGTACATTTGGGTTCTCTTTCTTCTTAATGAACTGACGCACAGCAGCAACTCTCctgtgtgtttgaagaaaaaaaGGATTACCTGACCTTTTGCTGGAGTTATTTGTTGGTCACTTTGGTTTATCAGATATAGGATGATGATGTGCTAAAAAGTAGGTTTCTCACCCCCACTGATGCCACCTATATTGTTATCTTAGTGCAGAAATGTAGTGCTCTGTTAAAAACACTTTAGCATTTCAGGGATTGCACCATTTTACAGCACGTTGCATTAGGGATAGCACAGAACATGTTCAGGGGTTTACATCACCCAGACAGACTGGAAGAATTCCACATGCCACATTACAAAAAGGTTCATAGAATTCCAATGACAGTCGCTACCTAACAGTATCAGATTTAAACATGACACCAAACAAAAAGTGAGTAACAGCACAGTTGTTTATTCTATGTGCAGGAGGGCCTCAAACAGTTCTAGCGCTTTGTTAAAATTGGAGGACCAAACAAAGGTGGACTGGTTGGTGAACACACTCAAAAATAAAACGTGGGAGCTGAATAAGCAAGCATAACCTGTTTCTCTAGTGATGCCGTTATCCAATGCTGCCAGAGCCCAGGGTCAGCAACCAAGTAAAGAAATGACTTTAGGAGCTTGGCCCAAATTCTAAAACCTTTTGCAGGAAATTTGAACAACCATTGCCACATAAAAGTAATGTGGAAGTTCTAGCAGGCAAGAAAATGGCAATACAAAtgatatttgccaagtgaatgaTAGCAACAGTGTCCTATACATTTTAGTTAAGAGGTAACAAGGACTATATCTGATAGTACAATTGACATTGACACAGAAGTTAGCTAGGAAAGGTATGCTATAGAGGAATCTATCTAGACT
It encodes:
- the LOC110430562 gene encoding uncharacterized protein LOC110430562, coding for MINEWQERLDMWQIVNPTGTENEFIDWMKQFNRQLKEPSIVTLKDHFDKAMVKINRNENQLLEKVAILSSMFAVKMKDDCCRTVTNWIELVNAQHIANRSWDGRFTLDSFGFDKNRVYIIDVPRSQATSSARRNDSRRLSFWLGKILVLDGEKPAYLSHLLQVLENTPRGPLTESMKLGYETHFSLLPSESRIALTYLIKLKMDGLIKEEKQKFIEILGKCSFDRKWLAKLWQIPIFQKIIKGGEEKNMSMYVKEDGYAAFKLLRHYFTHAPDHSRETGMEMLKNNCVLDLTAWKYLGDFAADVVFKLITYNADIKREAKCCQLR